A window of Ruania suaedae contains these coding sequences:
- a CDS encoding UvrD-helicase domain-containing protein has protein sequence MPQIIHGPRQRIRLDGSVRRAAYDFLEKLQDDDTLPGLHVEPINGSVDPRARTGRVSDFWRAVLIKVGDAANSYIYLGVHPHDEAIEVAKTVAIRINPLNGIPELTATPPVAPVAPVAAPRPRPDDIDTTAYPLLETQGISVEDLRELGIDAQVAEQVVTIADEDTLEEFVQTIPNWQGLALLDLAFGKGIDGVRESLQISTTRRDISEDDTGEALIEALQHPAARAEFAFIGDQEELREVIESDDFAAWRVFLHPEQRQYAEKSRNGSFRLSGGAGTGKTVVLLHRARHLARQNPNARIVLTTYNRTLAEALRSQLQLLDASLPMADRLGQPGIFVAGVDQIAYQLVREAGDALGGREGSEGAVASVLGPRTVKVQEVTPSTRWHEAVSGMGEALPTELRSVTFLEAEYNTVVLPNRIRERGEYLRVRRPGRKVPLDRARRNAVWSVFEAYRASSAAVGSADFDEKAMIAVSYLNQGGAQRVADHVLVDEAQDLTPSRLLLMRALAEAGPNDLFLAEDSHQRIYGQKIVLSKYGINIRGRSRRLTLNYRTTHQNLQFAVQVLGDDSAFMDLDAEPAGAAGYRAARRGPEPELVATEGLVEEYERLAQVLAEWLEVVDSPETIGVLVYGKGVGESVQRALAERGIEARFIASNADLAPGKVSVMTMHRSKGMEFSRAVLFGIEAGSEPSATYSEGLPEQDRADALLRDRSLLYVAATRARDELVVMWRGERSDLLPAG, from the coding sequence ATGCCGCAGATCATTCATGGGCCGAGGCAGAGGATCAGGCTTGACGGTTCGGTGAGGCGGGCAGCCTATGACTTCCTCGAGAAGTTGCAGGACGACGACACGCTGCCCGGTCTCCATGTGGAGCCCATCAACGGCAGCGTCGACCCGCGGGCGCGCACCGGCCGTGTCTCCGACTTCTGGCGTGCCGTGCTGATCAAGGTGGGAGACGCGGCGAACAGTTACATCTACCTTGGGGTGCACCCTCACGATGAGGCGATCGAGGTGGCGAAGACGGTCGCCATCCGCATCAACCCCCTGAACGGGATTCCTGAGCTCACTGCGACCCCGCCGGTCGCTCCCGTGGCACCCGTAGCGGCGCCGAGGCCGAGGCCGGATGACATCGACACGACCGCCTACCCGCTGCTCGAGACCCAAGGGATCTCCGTCGAGGACCTACGTGAGCTCGGCATCGACGCCCAGGTCGCGGAGCAAGTGGTGACGATCGCGGACGAGGACACGCTCGAGGAGTTCGTGCAGACGATCCCGAATTGGCAGGGCCTGGCGTTGCTGGACCTGGCGTTCGGCAAGGGGATCGACGGCGTGCGGGAGTCGCTGCAGATCAGTACCACGCGGCGTGACATCTCCGAGGACGACACCGGTGAGGCGCTCATCGAAGCGCTCCAGCACCCGGCAGCCCGGGCAGAGTTCGCGTTCATCGGTGACCAGGAAGAACTCCGCGAGGTGATCGAAAGCGATGACTTCGCGGCCTGGCGGGTGTTTCTCCACCCGGAGCAACGCCAGTACGCCGAGAAGTCACGAAATGGATCCTTCCGACTCTCCGGAGGGGCCGGGACCGGCAAGACCGTCGTCCTGCTGCATCGTGCGCGGCACCTCGCTCGGCAGAACCCGAACGCCCGGATCGTGCTGACGACCTACAACCGGACCTTGGCTGAGGCGCTGCGTTCCCAACTGCAGTTGCTGGATGCTTCGCTCCCGATGGCGGATCGACTCGGACAGCCGGGCATCTTCGTTGCCGGGGTCGATCAGATCGCATACCAGTTGGTTCGTGAGGCCGGTGACGCCCTGGGCGGGAGGGAGGGGTCCGAGGGTGCCGTTGCCTCCGTGCTCGGGCCCAGGACGGTCAAGGTGCAGGAGGTGACGCCCTCGACGCGATGGCACGAGGCTGTCTCCGGCATGGGGGAGGCCCTGCCGACCGAGTTGCGCAGTGTCACTTTCCTGGAGGCCGAGTACAACACGGTCGTGCTGCCGAACCGTATCCGCGAACGTGGCGAGTACCTGCGAGTGCGCCGCCCGGGGCGGAAGGTCCCGCTGGATCGGGCACGGCGCAACGCCGTGTGGTCGGTGTTCGAGGCTTACCGTGCCTCGTCAGCGGCGGTCGGCAGCGCCGACTTTGACGAAAAGGCGATGATCGCCGTGTCCTACCTCAACCAAGGCGGGGCGCAGCGGGTGGCCGACCACGTCCTTGTGGACGAGGCGCAGGACCTGACACCGTCGCGACTGCTGTTGATGCGAGCGCTGGCTGAGGCCGGGCCGAATGACCTCTTCTTGGCGGAGGACTCCCACCAGCGGATCTACGGTCAAAAGATTGTGCTGTCGAAGTACGGAATCAATATCCGGGGACGGTCGCGCCGCTTGACGTTGAACTACCGGACGACGCACCAGAATCTGCAGTTCGCGGTGCAGGTGCTCGGGGATGACTCGGCGTTCATGGACCTCGATGCGGAACCGGCGGGAGCGGCCGGATACCGGGCAGCCCGACGCGGCCCGGAGCCTGAGCTCGTTGCGACGGAGGGGCTCGTCGAGGAGTACGAGCGGCTCGCTCAGGTGTTGGCAGAGTGGCTAGAGGTGGTGGATTCCCCGGAGACCATCGGTGTACTGGTGTACGGCAAGGGAGTGGGGGAGTCGGTGCAGCGGGCCTTGGCCGAGCGTGGGATCGAAGCGCGGTTTATCGCTTCGAACGCGGACCTCGCGCCGGGGAAGGTCTCGGTGATGACCATGCATCGCTCGAAGGGGATGGAGTTCTCTCGTGCGGTGCTGTTCGGTATTGAGGCTGGTTCGGAGCCATCGGCAACGTACTCCGAAGGACTGCCTGAGCAGGATCGCGCGGACGCACTCCTTCGGGACCGGTCGCTGCTCTACGTGGCCGCGACTAGAGCGCGTGACGAGTTGGTGGTGATGTGGCGAGGCGAGCGCAGCGACCTGCTACCCGCCGGGTGA
- a CDS encoding FRG domain-containing protein: MNRASSSALESVGYVLEEIYSYAADATRVHFWRGQEDVDWPTYPTLYRRLRLRFDIDEITEELVERYETDLLCEANGRGFYLGNVIETLIEAQHNGGATRFLDVSRDPLVALWFASGHSHPGKVGAVLHFSLPLDRVVNYFEVDSLDEVLDSTEEQGPRAYVPATRSERVKAQRAGFLVGRIRENLASNNPFEWSDQYFHIDKIEIDSDLKSSLREYLAKNCGLDGIGVYPDFAGFAQSNGPTHPFSRTDRDLYDGRDGLFPKKFGE; the protein is encoded by the coding sequence TTGAATAGAGCAAGTTCTTCCGCACTTGAGAGTGTGGGGTATGTTCTGGAAGAAATCTATTCTTACGCAGCGGATGCGACGCGAGTTCACTTCTGGCGCGGGCAGGAGGATGTTGATTGGCCCACCTACCCAACGCTCTATCGCCGACTCCGCCTTCGCTTTGACATCGACGAGATTACGGAAGAACTCGTAGAGCGATACGAAACGGACCTCTTGTGTGAAGCGAATGGTCGAGGCTTCTATCTTGGTAATGTTATTGAAACCCTCATTGAGGCGCAGCACAACGGGGGCGCCACCAGGTTCCTGGACGTGAGTCGCGATCCCCTGGTTGCGCTATGGTTTGCATCAGGTCACTCCCATCCCGGCAAGGTCGGCGCAGTGCTCCACTTTTCCTTGCCATTGGACCGAGTTGTAAATTACTTTGAAGTGGACTCTCTGGATGAGGTCCTTGATAGTACTGAGGAGCAGGGGCCACGCGCCTATGTTCCAGCGACAAGAAGCGAGCGAGTGAAGGCACAACGGGCAGGATTTCTTGTAGGAAGGATTCGCGAGAATCTTGCATCGAATAATCCCTTCGAGTGGAGTGACCAGTACTTCCACATAGATAAGATCGAAATCGATTCGGATCTAAAGTCATCGCTGAGAGAATATCTTGCCAAGAATTGCGGTTTAGACGGGATTGGGGTCTACCCGGATTTCGCGGGCTTTGCGCAATCCAATGGCCCAACTCATCCATTCTCGCGAACGGATCGCGACCTGTATGATGGTCGCGACGGGCTCTTCCCGAAAAAGTTTGGAGAGTAG
- a CDS encoding DEAD/DEAH box helicase: protein MSELIPVTQATRLRRALSEYLGTTFSLADPETRAALEDFLTDREHGMFRGPYVRLRLPFRPAEDGWRDSLEWYEGFPPYGHQARAFARLSSLGLTPDQPRPQPTLVTTGTGSGKTEAFLYPILDHVRRARRQGIRGTKAIILYPMNALADDQAGRLAALIAEHAELADITAALYTGQEGPERSKVSAAGLITSREVIRDQAPDILLTNYKMLDQLLLRDRDARIWQQSATSLQYLVLDEFHTYDGAQGTDVSMLLRRLGLTLKSYWTDDGPALTEEDHRRPLGRVTPVATSATLGDGDSSTMRDFAETVFGEAFPPEAVITESRLSVTEWSGDAAARIGERGWAPMEFTTLTAFDPDRDEKRDVPPEEMARLVLAAMYRTPDGNTVDLTDAEPTVLLDLVKAHPFTERLVDATRSAADLHDLAHALVPRGQAENRKQAQVDPVAALSRYLAALSHVRATCGRAALSVDTHLWTRELTRLDRMAAGSPTFAWSDDGVLTGAASGSGTGVMLPAIYCRHCHRSGWGVILAPTGSDLDTDDTDIRRRHLAGEERFRSLLHAPEEDQRARDEEATVSNLAWFLVEERRLVVARPDKSILDAGGALPVLTHRGEDAGKDSKEDVCPSCLQKDGIRFLGSAIATMLSVNLSALFGTDGLDEREKKALVFTDSVQDAAHRAGFIQARSHSLTLRSVLRHALPDDEPVTIPELVRAVLEGASDNPHHRYRILPPDLADRDKFAEYWRPHASSTARASARRRVEKRLTLDVMLEVGLRSGVGRTLERTGTAVANVDVAPQLLAQVAREAIDAAGGTGTLDTFAPTEKDLLAWVRGVLERMRTRGAIEHDWFTKFRRADGNRWAIWGGRPRHEGMPAFPAGASAPGYPRIGGAPAAKDSDMDPLGSPRGWYATWTGAVLNVDNHDGATLVRHLFTRLDQRGILGVEASDSQATTYHLRPESIVVRAAQLDELTSGCLALACDTCHDITPGAPETVDQLDGAPCLVQRCTGRLVRHRDGENFYRQMYAGHDIRRIIAREHTSLLPDKTRLAYEQQFKAPTPAPDAPNVLVATPTLEMGIDIGDLSAVVLASLPRTVASYVQRVGRAGRLTGNSLALAFVTARGDQLPRFTDPLGTINGEVRPPATYLGAEEILRRQYLACIADVLARRPDAPHPARVDHALSSSDPGTYLGEIIDEAETHAEAHLARFLGAFATLGTDAVASLREWATPTGGPGTSAIAARCHAAAREWQHRLETLQFRRQEIERSLPELRQKADLPAATETDQRELRTAEAALRLTNHQLADLRGEYWISALEEAGLFPNYTLLDDSVKLDVAISWIDPDTQQHQRDAVSIERASAQALRDFAPGSTFYARGLAIDIDAVELGRDGEDVRTWAVCPACGYSIDLGPDGGHRTATACARCGSPGIADLRQRVDVVELREVSSAIRREEATINDNRDERDRTSYQVVLATQHTADHVRRRWYVQDYDFGANYVRDMTLRWLNLGPRSSRGSAFTFAGREVNAPKFRLCDSCGKKDSATGRNSPHEHRPWCPRRREQGEHTRSLALGRTLRTEGLLLRLPRTATLGDQFAVPSLRAALMLALREHLGGAPDHLAVETVVDPAADGTPLEALLLHDIVPGGTGYLAELADPATVWGMLHTAWRLLRDCTCQEDDKLACDRCLLPFAGVHEVRYVSRAAAERHLRTILLSGKATDDAVPEAMSWTVTEEEPAAPDKESQLEQKFRQVLRTRLDALGATVVEQPTDVGNAWQITFGGGARWRLEPQQFLHGARPDFVLSSDRPNIPGVAIFTDGWGFHAAPDRNRLADDAHKRDVLRQAGYQVLALTWEDVEGAETERPSEIPAWFEPDAVPMVLQTAGDGLRTASVDLARRGPLDQLVQWVQSPDVVAREQLARWLPLFTLPRAESGTSDASTPLARVALEALDGGSVGGGGASTFVWRRGAVAFGMRLLPGNAMAFETALVLDDAADVLGPDHRQAWRTWLHLANLLNHRTEPSVVTTRSALGKQVAVPVRAPQGDLRWSPAWEVVFSAAADDAERDLLRTLAPLDAGGLPAPVLGEEVDTGDELIPLDLSWPGRRVAIVGDSAVHADLERMGWQVVSLDVDRVRDVLTDGGGR, encoded by the coding sequence ATGAGTGAGCTGATCCCCGTCACCCAGGCGACGCGACTGCGCAGAGCGCTGTCCGAGTACCTGGGTACGACATTCTCGCTCGCCGACCCTGAGACCCGCGCTGCGCTCGAGGACTTCCTTACTGATCGCGAGCACGGCATGTTCCGCGGTCCGTATGTGCGCCTCCGGTTGCCGTTCCGTCCCGCTGAGGATGGGTGGCGTGACTCGCTTGAGTGGTACGAGGGATTCCCGCCCTACGGTCACCAAGCCCGCGCGTTCGCCCGCCTGAGCAGTCTCGGTCTCACTCCGGACCAACCGCGCCCACAACCGACACTGGTCACGACCGGCACTGGTTCAGGCAAGACCGAAGCCTTCCTCTACCCGATCCTCGACCACGTCCGCCGCGCCCGCAGGCAAGGAATCCGCGGCACCAAGGCGATCATCCTCTACCCGATGAACGCCCTCGCGGACGACCAAGCAGGCCGGTTGGCCGCCCTGATCGCCGAACACGCCGAGCTCGCCGATATCACCGCAGCGCTCTACACCGGCCAGGAAGGCCCCGAGCGCAGCAAAGTTTCGGCGGCGGGCCTCATCACCTCCCGCGAAGTGATCCGAGACCAGGCACCGGACATCCTGCTCACCAACTACAAGATGCTCGACCAACTCCTGCTCCGGGACCGCGACGCCCGGATCTGGCAGCAGAGTGCCACCAGCCTGCAGTACCTGGTGCTCGATGAGTTCCACACCTACGACGGCGCCCAGGGCACCGATGTCTCGATGCTGCTGCGCCGTCTTGGCCTCACGCTCAAGTCCTACTGGACCGACGACGGTCCTGCCCTCACCGAGGAGGACCACCGACGGCCCCTTGGACGCGTCACTCCGGTCGCCACCTCCGCCACCCTCGGCGACGGTGACAGTTCCACTATGCGCGACTTTGCTGAGACCGTCTTCGGTGAAGCATTCCCGCCCGAGGCGGTCATCACCGAGTCGCGACTGAGCGTCACGGAATGGTCAGGCGATGCCGCCGCCCGCATCGGTGAGCGCGGCTGGGCGCCCATGGAGTTCACCACCCTCACCGCATTTGACCCCGATCGGGATGAGAAGCGAGACGTTCCACCGGAGGAGATGGCGCGTCTCGTCCTTGCCGCGATGTACCGAACGCCGGACGGGAACACCGTCGACCTCACCGATGCCGAACCTACGGTCCTTCTCGACCTCGTCAAGGCGCATCCCTTCACTGAACGCCTCGTCGACGCCACCCGCAGCGCAGCAGACCTGCACGACCTCGCCCACGCCCTTGTGCCCCGCGGCCAAGCTGAGAACCGCAAACAGGCACAGGTCGACCCGGTGGCCGCACTGAGCCGATACCTCGCCGCGCTCAGCCACGTGCGGGCTACCTGCGGGCGTGCCGCGCTCTCGGTCGACACCCACCTCTGGACCCGCGAGCTCACCCGACTCGACCGAATGGCCGCCGGCAGCCCCACGTTCGCCTGGAGCGACGATGGCGTCCTCACCGGTGCCGCATCCGGCTCCGGAACGGGCGTCATGCTTCCTGCGATCTACTGCCGCCACTGCCACCGCTCCGGCTGGGGCGTGATCCTCGCTCCCACCGGCAGCGACCTCGATACCGACGACACCGACATCCGACGGCGCCATCTCGCCGGCGAGGAACGCTTCCGCTCGCTGCTGCACGCACCCGAGGAAGACCAACGAGCACGCGACGAGGAGGCCACGGTCTCGAACCTTGCCTGGTTCCTCGTCGAGGAACGGCGTCTCGTCGTCGCCCGCCCCGACAAGAGCATCCTCGACGCCGGTGGGGCGCTACCCGTGCTGACTCACCGCGGTGAGGACGCCGGCAAGGACTCCAAGGAGGACGTGTGCCCGTCCTGCCTGCAGAAGGACGGCATCCGGTTCCTCGGCTCGGCCATCGCCACCATGCTCTCGGTGAACCTCTCCGCCCTGTTCGGCACCGACGGACTCGACGAACGCGAGAAGAAGGCGCTCGTCTTCACTGACTCGGTTCAGGACGCCGCCCACCGTGCCGGGTTCATCCAGGCCCGATCCCACAGCCTCACGCTGCGCTCCGTTCTCCGACACGCCCTACCCGACGACGAGCCAGTCACCATCCCCGAGCTCGTCCGCGCCGTGCTCGAGGGTGCTAGTGACAACCCTCACCACCGGTACCGGATCCTGCCGCCTGACCTCGCCGACCGGGACAAGTTCGCCGAGTACTGGAGGCCGCATGCCTCCTCTACGGCCCGTGCGAGCGCGCGACGCCGCGTCGAGAAGCGGCTCACCCTCGACGTGATGCTCGAGGTAGGTCTGCGTTCCGGCGTCGGCCGCACCCTCGAACGCACCGGCACCGCAGTCGCGAATGTCGATGTGGCACCCCAACTCCTTGCTCAGGTGGCCCGCGAAGCCATCGATGCGGCCGGTGGTACGGGCACCCTGGACACGTTCGCTCCCACGGAGAAGGACCTACTCGCCTGGGTGCGCGGTGTGCTCGAACGGATGCGCACCCGAGGCGCGATCGAGCATGACTGGTTCACCAAGTTCCGCCGCGCCGACGGAAACCGATGGGCCATTTGGGGCGGCCGGCCCCGTCACGAGGGCATGCCGGCCTTTCCCGCTGGCGCCAGTGCGCCGGGTTACCCCCGCATCGGGGGAGCGCCCGCGGCCAAGGATTCGGACATGGACCCGCTCGGTAGCCCACGTGGCTGGTACGCCACCTGGACCGGCGCCGTCCTCAACGTCGACAACCACGACGGTGCCACCCTCGTGCGCCATCTGTTCACCCGACTCGACCAGCGCGGCATCCTCGGGGTCGAGGCATCAGACAGCCAGGCCACCACCTATCACCTGCGGCCCGAAAGCATCGTCGTGCGCGCCGCACAGTTGGACGAACTCACGAGCGGATGTCTCGCCCTAGCCTGCGACACCTGCCACGACATCACTCCGGGCGCCCCCGAGACCGTCGACCAGTTGGACGGCGCCCCCTGCCTCGTCCAACGCTGCACCGGCCGCCTGGTGCGCCACCGAGACGGAGAGAACTTCTACCGGCAGATGTACGCCGGGCATGACATCCGGCGCATCATCGCGCGCGAGCACACCAGCCTGCTGCCAGACAAGACCCGCCTCGCCTACGAACAGCAGTTCAAGGCCCCCACGCCCGCACCGGACGCGCCCAACGTGCTCGTGGCCACCCCGACCTTGGAGATGGGCATCGACATCGGTGACCTCTCCGCCGTCGTGCTCGCCTCCCTGCCCCGCACCGTGGCCAGTTACGTGCAACGCGTGGGCCGGGCCGGCCGCCTCACCGGCAACTCCCTCGCCCTCGCCTTCGTCACCGCACGCGGCGACCAGCTGCCCCGGTTTACCGACCCGCTCGGCACCATCAACGGAGAAGTGCGGCCCCCGGCGACCTACCTGGGAGCCGAGGAGATCTTGCGGCGCCAGTACCTCGCCTGCATCGCCGACGTCCTCGCCCGCCGCCCCGATGCCCCCCACCCCGCCCGCGTGGACCATGCACTCAGCAGCAGCGACCCGGGCACCTACCTCGGTGAGATCATCGACGAGGCCGAGACCCATGCCGAGGCCCATCTGGCCCGATTCCTCGGCGCGTTCGCTACCCTCGGTACGGACGCCGTCGCCTCGTTGCGGGAGTGGGCCACCCCGACCGGAGGGCCCGGAACAAGCGCGATCGCCGCCCGCTGCCACGCCGCCGCGCGCGAATGGCAACACCGCCTCGAGACCCTGCAGTTCCGCCGTCAGGAGATCGAACGCAGCCTGCCCGAGCTTCGGCAGAAGGCTGACCTCCCGGCCGCCACCGAGACCGACCAGCGCGAGTTGCGAACCGCCGAGGCCGCCCTGCGCCTGACCAACCACCAGCTCGCCGACCTGCGCGGTGAGTACTGGATCTCTGCTCTCGAGGAAGCAGGCCTGTTCCCGAACTACACGCTGCTCGACGACTCGGTGAAGCTCGATGTCGCCATCTCCTGGATCGATCCCGACACCCAGCAGCACCAACGCGACGCCGTCTCCATCGAGCGTGCATCAGCCCAGGCCCTGCGCGACTTCGCCCCTGGCAGTACCTTCTACGCCCGGGGCCTCGCCATCGACATCGACGCCGTCGAGCTCGGACGCGACGGCGAAGATGTGCGCACCTGGGCCGTCTGCCCCGCCTGCGGATACAGCATCGACCTCGGCCCCGACGGCGGACACCGTACCGCGACCGCCTGCGCGCGCTGCGGAAGCCCCGGCATCGCCGACCTGCGTCAACGCGTTGACGTGGTGGAACTACGGGAAGTCTCCTCGGCCATCCGCCGCGAGGAAGCCACCATCAACGACAACCGCGACGAACGCGACCGCACCTCCTACCAGGTGGTGCTCGCCACCCAGCACACCGCCGACCACGTGCGCAGGCGCTGGTACGTGCAGGACTACGACTTCGGCGCCAACTACGTCCGCGACATGACCCTGCGCTGGCTCAACCTCGGCCCGCGCAGCAGCCGGGGCAGCGCCTTCACCTTCGCCGGTCGCGAGGTGAACGCACCCAAGTTTCGACTCTGCGACAGTTGCGGGAAGAAGGACTCGGCCACGGGACGCAACAGTCCGCACGAGCACCGGCCCTGGTGCCCGCGACGGCGTGAGCAGGGTGAGCACACCCGCTCACTCGCGCTCGGGCGCACCTTGCGCACCGAAGGGCTGCTGCTGCGGCTGCCGCGCACCGCCACTCTCGGCGACCAGTTCGCCGTCCCCAGCCTGCGGGCGGCGCTGATGCTCGCGCTGCGTGAGCACCTCGGAGGCGCACCGGATCACCTGGCCGTGGAGACCGTCGTCGACCCCGCAGCCGACGGCACACCCCTGGAAGCACTGCTCCTGCACGATATCGTCCCCGGCGGCACCGGCTATCTCGCCGAGCTCGCTGACCCGGCAACCGTCTGGGGCATGCTGCACACGGCGTGGCGCCTCCTGCGGGACTGTACGTGCCAGGAGGACGACAAACTCGCCTGCGACCGGTGCTTGCTGCCGTTCGCCGGGGTACACGAGGTCCGCTACGTCTCCCGCGCGGCAGCCGAGCGTCACCTGCGCACCATCCTGCTCTCCGGGAAGGCGACCGACGATGCCGTTCCGGAAGCCATGTCGTGGACGGTCACCGAGGAGGAACCGGCGGCACCGGACAAGGAGAGCCAGCTCGAGCAGAAGTTCCGGCAGGTGCTGCGCACCCGGCTCGACGCCCTGGGAGCGACGGTGGTGGAGCAGCCCACCGACGTGGGCAACGCCTGGCAGATCACCTTCGGCGGGGGAGCGCGGTGGCGGTTGGAGCCCCAGCAGTTCCTGCACGGCGCACGGCCCGACTTCGTGCTCAGTTCGGACCGGCCCAACATCCCCGGCGTGGCCATCTTCACCGACGGCTGGGGTTTCCACGCAGCCCCAGATCGCAACCGCCTCGCCGACGACGCGCATAAGCGGGACGTCCTTCGGCAGGCCGGGTATCAGGTGCTCGCCCTCACCTGGGAGGACGTCGAGGGTGCAGAGACAGAGCGGCCGAGCGAGATACCGGCTTGGTTCGAGCCGGATGCGGTCCCCATGGTGCTGCAGACTGCGGGCGACGGGTTGCGGACCGCGAGTGTGGACCTGGCGCGCCGAGGGCCACTCGACCAATTGGTGCAGTGGGTGCAGAGCCCGGATGTGGTGGCCCGAGAGCAACTCGCTCGCTGGCTCCCGCTGTTCACCCTGCCGCGTGCTGAGAGCGGCACGAGTGATGCGAGCACGCCGCTCGCTCGGGTGGCGCTCGAGGCGCTCGATGGTGGGTCGGTCGGGGGTGGTGGTGCCTCGACCTTCGTGTGGCGGCGCGGGGCCGTGGCTTTCGGAATGCGACTGCTGCCTGGGAACGCGATGGCGTTCGAGACCGCGCTCGTTCTCGACGACGCGGCCGACGTGCTGGGCCCGGATCACCGCCAGGCATGGCGGACGTGGCTACATCTCGCCAACCTGCTCAACCACCGAACGGAACCGTCCGTGGTCACAACGCGCTCCGCCCTCGGCAAGCAGGTCGCAGTGCCGGTGCGTGCACCGCAGGGTGACCTGCGGTGGTCGCCGGCATGGGAGGTTGTCTTCTCCGCCGCGGCGGACGACGCCGAGCGCGATCTGCTGCGAACTTTGGCACCGCTGGACGCCGGCGGTCTCCCGGCACCGGTACTGGGCGAAGAGGTCGACACCGGCGACGAACTGATTCCACTCGATCTCTCCTGGCCGGGAAGGCGAGTGGCGATCGTGGGCGATTCGGCGGTGCATGCTGATCTGGAACGCATGGGCTGGCAGGTGGTGTCACTGGACGTCGATAGGGTGCGTGACGTACTGACCGACGGAGGGGGGCGCTGA
- a CDS encoding helix-turn-helix domain-containing protein, which produces MGDTMEQTYLPSDTPSLAKIHSFLDAHAARGGTVKPRYLLVGADEGEQVELTEPIHRALVQIVDAMQRGRAVTVAPQSMTLTTQQAADLLGVSRPTVVRVIDSGELPADRVGNRRRLKLEDVLAYRNRRRAAQYAALDELAVQIDDEDDLESELARLRAVRSNLSPREGAAGTDLT; this is translated from the coding sequence ATGGGCGACACGATGGAGCAGACGTATCTGCCGAGCGACACGCCAAGCCTGGCGAAGATCCACAGCTTCCTCGATGCTCACGCGGCGCGAGGAGGGACGGTCAAGCCGCGCTACCTGCTGGTCGGCGCAGATGAGGGAGAGCAGGTCGAGCTGACCGAACCGATCCACAGGGCGTTGGTACAGATCGTCGACGCTATGCAGCGTGGCCGAGCGGTCACGGTGGCTCCACAGTCGATGACGCTGACCACCCAGCAGGCGGCAGACCTACTGGGCGTAAGCCGTCCCACAGTCGTGCGCGTCATCGATTCGGGAGAGTTGCCTGCCGATCGAGTGGGTAACCGTCGCCGCTTGAAGCTCGAGGACGTCCTGGCTTATCGCAACCGAAGGCGAGCCGCCCAGTACGCAGCACTCGACGAACTAGCGGTCCAGATCGACGACGAAGATGATCTGGAGTCTGAATTGGCGCGGTTGAGAGCGGTTCGCTCGAACTTGTCGCCACGGGAAGGTGCCGCGGGTACTGACCTGACGTGA
- a CDS encoding PIN domain-containing protein: protein MFAALLDTCTLWPSLRRDLLLSLSVEDLYRPLWSSAILTELERAERIKREERGTDPEKARVAAEHLVVTMASAFDDACVRDWEPLDGTFDLPDSNDEHVLAAAVTGKADVIVTENLKHFPRAQVPRHIEIQTPADFAAHTVSVNPQRAGEAVTRMLARYTNPPVSPERFLDLIVERYRMSETAERLRGVIVPGNDCE from the coding sequence ATGTTTGCGGCGCTGCTCGACACGTGCACCCTGTGGCCGAGTCTGCGTCGGGACCTACTCCTCTCACTGAGCGTCGAGGATCTCTACCGGCCGCTCTGGAGCTCAGCAATCCTCACCGAACTTGAACGCGCTGAGCGCATCAAGCGTGAAGAACGAGGCACCGACCCGGAGAAGGCTCGGGTCGCTGCCGAACATCTCGTCGTCACCATGGCCTCCGCATTCGACGATGCCTGCGTGCGCGACTGGGAGCCCCTCGACGGCACGTTCGACCTGCCGGACAGCAATGACGAGCACGTGCTTGCTGCCGCCGTCACCGGCAAGGCCGACGTGATCGTCACCGAGAACCTGAAGCACTTTCCTCGCGCACAGGTTCCGCGCCATATCGAGATCCAGACGCCAGCCGACTTCGCGGCGCACACCGTCTCGGTGAACCCGCAACGCGCCGGGGAGGCCGTCACGAGAATGCTGGCACGGTATACGAATCCACCGGTCAGCCCGGAGAGATTTCTCGACCTCATCGTGGAGCGCTACCGGATGAGCGAGACGGCAGAGCGACTTCGCGGCGTCATTGTGCCCGGCAATGATTGCGAGTAG